The proteins below come from a single Xiphophorus couchianus chromosome 20, X_couchianus-1.0, whole genome shotgun sequence genomic window:
- the LOC114135439 gene encoding proteasome inhibitor PI31 subunit-like, protein MAGLEALYTCVADKIQCPQDAVVCLVHWEMIKNGYRCIGSGFEPSSRDKKSELLPADWSSNKELYSLRYRSSDTDTMMVLKAIAVDSTLIFNLMNSGTNQVSYLMVNISDHVNADQLHTFDSVFRDADDLSEKVKYRLLPRPEKAPESSRQEEGESSQRRQEEDSDPLRHGLQPHWSVNSGVQEIALL, encoded by the exons ATGGCTGGTTTAGAGGCGCTGTACACCTGTGTCGCAGATAAAATCCAGTGTCCGCAGGACGCCGTGGTCTGCTTAGTTCACTGGGAAATGATAAAGAATGGCTACCGGTGCATCGGATCTGGATTCGAG CCTAGCAGCCGTGATAAAAAGTCAGAGCTGCTTCCTGCTGACTGGAGCAGCAACAAGGAGCTGTACAGCCTGCGCTACAGAAGCAGCGACACAGACACCATGATGGTGCTGAAGGCCATCGCTGTGGACTCCACGCTCATCTTCAACTTAATG AACTCCGGCACTAACCAGGTTTCATACCTGATGGTGAACATCAGCGACCACGTCAACGCCGATCAGCTGCACACGTTTGACAG CGTGTTCAGAGACGCAGACGATTTGTCTGAGAAGGTGAAGTATCGGCTGCTGCCTCGCCCAGAGAAAGCGCCGGAGagcagcagacaggaggagggCGAGTCGTCTCAGAGGAGGCAGGAAGAAGACAGCGACCCCCTGCGCCACGGGCTGCAGCCTCACTGGTCAGTAAACAGCGGCGTCCAGGAAATCGCCTTGCTCTAA
- the tmem74b gene encoding transmembrane protein 74B has product MESLNAVELRELQRRGGSASGGRCAAGGFENVSYQQDEESDEPGPAATRVCPPRTSTLQVSPESCDDEDGGAARGGGGDEGVGLAAPGPADGRSADLGFVVALVLLVSGIVLVAVAYTVPRDAGVDPDSVSARQMEKLELHYARLGSHLDRCIIAGLGLLTLGGMFLSVLLMVSICRGEMYRRRAAFVRPKRTYGSINLRMKQLATGEADGDGVERVLVENTQPGSSQDQNSEPEPSRTPAAASAACGV; this is encoded by the exons ATGGAGTCTCTGAACGCCGTGGAGCTCCGGGAGCTGCAGCGCCGCGGCGGCTCGGCCAGCGGGGGGCGCTGCGCCGCCGGAGGCTTCGAGAACGTCTCCTACCAGCAGGACGAGGAGTCGGACGAGCCGGGACCGGCTGCGACCCGCGTCTGTCCACCCAGAACCAGCACG ctgcaggtttCTCCAGAGTCGTGTGACGATGAGGACGGCGGCGCcgccagaggaggaggaggtgatgaaGGTGTGGGCCTGGCGGCGCCGGGCCCGGCTGATGGCCGCTCTGCGGACCTGGGCTTCGTGGTGgcgctggttctgctggtgagCGGCATCGTGCTGGTGGCGGTGGCTTACACCGTCCCCCGGGACGCCGGCGTGGATCCGGACTCGGTGTCGGCCCGGCAGATGGAGAAGCTGGAACTGCACTACGCCCGGCTGGGCTCGCACCTGGACAGGTGCATCATCGCCGGGCTGGGCCTGCTGACGCTGGGAGGGATGTTCCTGTCCGTCCTGCTCATGGTCTCCATCTGCCGGGGCGAGATGTACCGCCGCCGCGCCGCCTTCGTTCGGCCCAAAAGGACCTACGGCTCCATCAACCTGAGGATGAAGCAGCTGGCGACAGGAGAGGCGGATGGAGACGGGGTGGAGCGGGTTCTGGtggaaaacacacaaccagGGTCCAGCCAGGACCAGaactcagaaccagaaccgagcAGAACGccagctgctgcttcagctgcATGTGGAGTTTAG
- the LOC114136261 gene encoding phosphatidylinositol glycan anchor biosynthesis class U protein-like, with amino-acid sequence MSSGPAPCSCFFFSSLSVPDLTPNIGLFWYFFAEMFEHFRLFFLCVFQINVFFYTVPLCIKLKDQPVFLMYMQLAVISIFKSYPTVGDTALYLAFLPVWSHLHRFLRNIFLVSCVLLACSALFPVLWHLWIYAGSANSNFYYAITLLFNVAQILLVSDYFYAFLRREHHLTAGLYLKKKDGSEATLVLK; translated from the exons ATGTCCTCTGGTCCAGCTccatgttcctgtttttttttttccagcctctCGGTTCCTGACCTGACGCCCAACATCGGCCTCTTCTGGTATTTCTTCGCTGAGATGTTTGAGCATTTCcgcctcttcttcctctgcgTCTTCCAGATCAACGTCTTCTTCTACACCGTCCCTCTGTGCATCAAACTGAA GGACCAGCCGGTGTTCCTGATGTACATGCAGCTGGCGGTGATCTCCATCTTTAAGTCTTACCCCACCGTGGGCGACACGGCGCTCTACCTGGCCTTCCTCCCCGTCTGGAGCCACCTGCACAGAT TCCTCAGGAACATCTTCCTGGTTTCCTGCGTTCTGCTCGCCTGCTCTGCTCTCTTCCCGGTTCTGTGGCATCTCTGGATCTACGCCGGAAGCGCCAACTCCAACTTCTACTACGCCATCACGCTGCTCTTCAACGTGGCGCAG ATCCTGCTGGTGTCGGATTATTTCTACGCCTTCCTGAGGAGGGAGCACCACCTGACGGCCGGGCTCTACCTGAAGAAGAAGGACGGCTCCGAGGCGACGCTGGTGCTGAAATGA
- the rbl1 gene encoding retinoblastoma-like protein 1 — translation MRGEESSDSESGRMEESSVRRSLETLCQELNMDEQTAAEAMDNFTAIWNTYSLEGEVVHWLACALYAACRKGSTPTVGKGLMEGNCVSLTRILRCAKLSLIQFFSKMRKWADMSNLSQDFRLRMDRLERNFEVSTVIFRKFEPIFRDMFVNPQGCEAPRQPRSRKHRRLPCHITDVFKFCWTLFVYTKGNFRMIGDDLVNSYHLLLCCLDLVFGNALLCANRKELINPGFRGVPPSFRLDGPAPQLEAPPCVLEKLCELHDGLVVEAKGIKQHYFKPYIHKLFHKQILKGNETLFTEMLDPQNFIDNNKAINKEYEEYVLTAGDFDERVFLGADADEEIGTPRKFVQERIASQAAAQRDGQQVEKRGSLAPSTPLTGRVYLKEKDLLFTPVSAATQSVTRLQSMVAGLRMAPSENLLQIFRSCSRDPTDSILARVKALGQTFKEHYTNDSEDTPGSHIDFAESRWKLAEILYHKVLENVLVQETKRLQGRDMSVLLEQDIFHCSLMACCLEVVLFSYSSQRTFPWIISVFKLPPFYFFKVIEVFIRSEERLSRDMVKHLNAIEEQVLESRAWASDSALWSALEAAGGKVPTVEEVNFSSCLDPGSGSSNGQSHLPLMAQSPIIHPRIREFRSGLGSSRKEVPPSPVSVHDRYSSPAAGSAKRRLFGDDPPAPPAGLNIAISPTPSPVKRLTFGTSQKNGGQSTVLSIPLQGERAFALVPVQPCDSSGVVTAHFLLTSSPGRVAVATATSSTDPQAGTGRPRRTGSLALFFRKVYHLSSVRLRDLCLKLDVSSDLRQKIWTCFEHVVVQCSDLMKDRHLDQLLLCCVYIIAKITKETITFQDIMKCYRSQPQASSHVYRSVLLRHTPREQPADENMEVDSVSGGESAEKTNQQPAGRHPDQSEEEERGDLIQFYNMVFVLKMKSFAMRYATGDTRADAPPLSPFPSVRAQPLSPRRVSQRHSLYVSPHKNSAGSLTPNSFTYRINSSPSKELLDINRMIRQGAVSRKRAFTMEGDVMMSSACDSPNKRACPENGSGPDVLLKRLQDVVSERQSH, via the exons CCTCATCCAGTTCTTCTCCAAGATGCGGAAATGGGCCGACATGTCCAACCTATCGCAGGACTTCAGACTGCGGATGGACCGGCTGGAGCGCAACTTTGAGGTTTCCACGGTGATCTTCCGTAAGTTCGAGCCCATCTTCAGGGACATGTTCGTGAATCCCCAGGGATGCGAGGCACCACGGCAGCCGCGCAGCAGGAAGCACAG GCGGCTGCCCTGTCACATCACTGACGTGTTCAAGTTCTGCTGGACGTTGTTCGTCTACACTAAAG GAAACTTCCGGATGATCGGAGACGACCTGGTGAACTCGTACCACCTGCTGCTCTGTTGCCTGGACCTGGTGTTCGGCAACGCTCTGCTGTGTGCCAACAGGAAGGAGCTGATCAACCCCGGCTTCAGAG gtGTGCCTCCCTCGTTCCGATTGGACGGCCCCGCCCCCCAGCTCGAGGCTCCGCCCTGCGTCTTGGAGAAGCTGTGTGAGCTGCATGACGGCCTGGTGGTGGAGGCCAAAGGCATCAAGCAGCACTACTTCAAGCCGTACATCCACAAACTGTTCCACAAACAG ATCCTGAAAGGAAACGAGACGCTTTTCACTGAAATGTTGGATCCTCAGAACTTTATTGACAACAA TAAAGCCATAAACAAGGAGTACGAGGAGTACGTTCTGACGGCGGGAGACTTCGATGAGCGCGTCTTCCTGGGAGCCGACGCTGACGAGGAAATCGGAACGCCAAGGAAGTTTGTTCAGGAGAGAATCGCCAGCcaggctgcagctcagagagacGGGCAGCAGGTGGAGAAG CGCGGCTCCCTCGCCCCGTCCACTCCCCTGACGGGACGCGTCTACCTGAAGGAGAAGGACTTGCTGTTCACACCCGTCTCCGCGGCGACGCAGAGCGTGACCCGGCTGCAGAGCATGGTGGCGGGTCTGAGGATGGCTCCCAGTGAAAACCTGCTGCAGATCTTCAG GTCCTGCTCCAGAGATCCCACTGACTCCATTCTGGCTCGGGTCAAAGCTTTGGGACAAACCTTCAAGGAACATTACACCAACGACTCCGAGGACACGCCGGGATCTCACATCG actTCGCTGAGAGCCGCTGGAAGCTGGCTGAGATCCTCTACCACAAAGTCCTGGAGAACGTTCTGGTCCAGGAGACGAAGCGTCTGCAGGGCCGGGACATGAGT GTTTTGCTGGAGCAGGACATCTTCCACTGTTCCCTGATGGCGTGCTGCCTGGAGGTGGTCCTGTTCTCCTACAGCTCCCAGAGAACCTTCCCCTGGATTATCAGCGTCTTCAAGCTGCCGCCGTTCTACTTCTTCAAG GTGATCGAGGTGTTCATCCGCTCAGAGGAACGTCTGTCCCGCGACATGGTGAAGCATCTGAACGCCATTGAGGAGCAGGTTCTGGAGAGCCGGGCCTGGGCCTCGGACTCCGCCCTGTGGAGTGCCCTGGAGGCCGCCGGCGGGAAAGTCCCCACGGTGGAGGAG GTGAACTTCTCGTCTTGTCTGGATCCGGGTTCCGGTTCCTCTAACGGCCAGTCTCATCTGCCGCTGATGGCCCAGTCTCCCATCATCCACCCTCGGATCAGGGAGTTCAGGTCGGGTCTGGGAAGTTCGCGGAAAG AAGTTCCTCCGTCTCCGGTGTCGGTCCACGACAGGTACAGCTCTCCGGCCGCCGGCAGCGCCAAGCGCCGGCTCTTTGGCGACGACCCGccggcgccccctgctggcctgaACATCGCCATCAGCCCGACGCCGTCTCCGGTCAAGAGGTTGACATTTGGGACGAGCCAGAAGAATGGAGGCCAGAGCACCGTGCTCAGCATCCCTCTGCAAG GTGAGCGAGCGTTCGCCCTGGTCCCGGTCCAACCCTGCGACTCCTCCGGCGTTGTCACGGCTCACTTCCTGCTGACCTCATCCCCGGGTCGGGTTGCCGTTGCCACAGCGACCTCCAGCACCGACCCCCAGGCGGGGACCGGGCGGCCGCGGCGAACCGGGTCGCTGGCGCTGTTCTTCAGGAAG GTGTACCACCTGTCCAGCGTGCGGCTCAGAGATCTGTGCCTGAAGCTGGACGTGTCGTCGGATCTGCGCCAGAAAATCTGGACGTGTTTTGAGCACGTTGTGGTTCAGTGCAGCGATCTGATGAAGGACCGACATCTGgaccagctgctgctctgctgcgtCTACATCATCGCCAAG ATCACCAAAGAGACGATCACCTTCCAGGACATCATGAAGTGTTACCGCAGCCAGCCGCAGGCCAGCAGCCAC gtgtaCCGCAGTGTGTTGCTTCGTCACACTCCCAGAGAGCAGCCAGCCGATGAAAACATGGAGGTGGACTCCGTGTCTGGAGGAGAAT ctgcagagaaaaccaaTCAGCAGCCAGCAGGCAGACATCctgaccaatcagaggaggaggagcgtgGTGACCTCATCCAGTTTTACAACATGGTGTTCGTCCTGAAGATGAAGAGCTTTGCTATGCGCTACGCCACCGGCGACACCCGG GCCGACGCCCCGCCCCTCTCTCCGTTCCCGTCGGTCCGCGCTCAGCCTCTGTCGCCGCGGCGCGTCAGTCAGAGACACTCGCTCTACGTTTCACCTCACAAGAACTCAGCAGGGAGTCTGACGCCAAACTCCTTCACCTACAGGATCAACAGCAGCCCGTCCAAg GAGCTGTTGGACATCAACCGGATGATCCGCCAGGGCGCCGTCAGCAGGAAGAGGGCCTTCACCATGGAGGGCGAcgtgatgatgtcatcagcgTGCGACTCGCCCAATAAGAGGGCGTGTCCGGAGAACGGCAGCGGTCCCGACGTTCTGCTGAAGCGCCTGCAGGACGTCGTGTCCGAGCGCCAGAGTCACTGA
- the LOC114136258 gene encoding proteasome inhibitor PI31 subunit produces MDWDAELVSAVGRKMAGLEALYTCVADKIQCPQDAVVCLVHWEMIKNGYRCIGSGDEPSSRDKKSELLPADWSSNKELYSLRYRSSDTDTMMVLKAIAVDSTLIFNLMNSGTNQVSDLMVNISDHVNADQLHTFDSVFRDADYLSEKVKSQLLPRPEKAPESSRREEGESSQRRREEDGDPLRLPCRHPRHGPQPHWPDPLNPPFAAGGADLDPFGSVGGGGMIMDPLRSGYPRSGFDPSSGIPDILPPGAVPPGARFDPFGPVGRHRPGPDPDHMPPPGYDDMFM; encoded by the exons ATGGACTGGG ATGCGGAGCTGGTATCGGCTGTTGGGAGAAAAATGGCTGGTTTAGAGGCGCTGTACACCTGTGTCGCAGATAAAATCCAGTGTCCGCAGGACGCCGTGGTCTGCTTAGTTCACTGGGAAATGATAAAGAATGGCTACCGGTGCATCGGATCTGGAGACGAG CCTAGCAGCCGTGATAAAAAGTCAGAGCTGCTTCCTGCTGACTGGAGCAGCAACAAGGAGCTGTACAGCCTGCGCTACAGAAGCAGCGACACAGACACCATGATGGTGCTGAAGGCCATCGCTGTGGACTCCACGCTCATCTTCAACTTAATG AACTCCGGCACTAACCAGGTTTCAGACCTGATGGTGAACATCAGCGACCACGTCAACGCCGATCAGCTGCACACGTTTGACAG CGTGTTCAGAGACGCAGACTATTTGTCTGAGAAGGTGAAGTCTCAGCTGCTGCCTCGCCCAGAGAAAGCGCCGGAGAGCAGCAGACGGGAGGAGGGCGAGTCGTCTCAGAGGAGGCGGGAGGAAGACGGCGACCCCCTGCGGCTGCCCTGCAGACACCCTCGCCACGGGCCGCAGCCTCACTG GCCCGACCCGCTGAATCCTCCGTTCGCAGCCGGAGGAGCAGATCTGGATCCGTTTGG GTCAGTAGGTGGGGGGGGGATGATCATGGACCCTCTGAGGTCCGGGTACCCTCGCTCCGGCTTCGACCCGTCCAGCGGGATCCCAGACATCCTGCCTCCTGGAGCCGTTCCTCCGGGGGCCCGCTTCGACCCGTTTGGACCCGTGGGACGCCACAGACCGGg gCCTGACCCCGACCACATGCCGCCGCCCGGATACGATGACATGTTTATGTAG